From Ipomoea triloba cultivar NCNSP0323 chromosome 5, ASM357664v1, the proteins below share one genomic window:
- the LOC116020913 gene encoding bark storage protein A-like yields MGAKQQGSRASVVLRMLGLMLFVVQVIPSLGIPQQRLRSLSIIRKMNQKGPYIGLVTVYPPEENAFFATGAFQPHPQHPFVDLSGRRFRIGTVMGKKVIYVRCGVGLVNAAATTQLMLDYFHLSGIIHFGIAGNANSSMSIGDVVIPKQFANTGLWDWMKPNGTVPTNDVTQMDFKNYNVPKGGDNELGHLGYSTEQFYSTSGDPTDPERVFWFNVTKDWLNLASSLEGMELEQCLNSSLCLPQKPKLVVGLKGSTANLFLDNAAYREFLFQSFEVTSLDMESEAVVMTSLSNGFPVIAIRGLSDLAGAQTGNNTIDLFGPLAASNTANAVIQFINTLPRSGNTYRYY; encoded by the exons ATGGGTGCAAAACAGCAGGGAAGCAGGGCATCAGTGGTTTTAAGGATGTTGGGTTTGATGTTGTTTGTTGTGCAGGTGATTCCTAGTCTGGGAATTCCACAGCAGAGGTTGAGATCTTTGAGTATAATAAGGAAGATGAATCAGAAAGGGCCTTACATTGGTCTTGTCACTGTTTATCCTCCTGAGGAGAATGCCTTCTTTGCCACTGGTGCCTTCCAACCTCACCCACAACACCCCTTTGTAGATTTATCAG GTAGACGTTTTAGAATTGGGACAGTGATGGGAAAGAAAGTTATCTACGTGAGATGCGGTGTTGGGCTG GTGAACGCAGCGGCTACCACACAACTAATGCTGGATTACTTTCACTTGAGTGGAATCATTCATTTTGGCATAGCTGGAAATGCCAACAGTTCCATGTCCATTGGAGATGTTGTGATACCCAAACAATTTGCCAACACTGGTCTATGGGATTGGATG AAACCCAATGGGACAGTTCCAACCAATGATGTTACTCAAATGGACTTCAAGAACTATAATGTACCAAAAGGGGGAGACAACGAATTAGGGCACCTTGGATATAGCACTGAGCAATTCTATTCAACTTCTGGAGACCCAACTGATCCTGAGAGAGTTTTCTGGTTTAATGTAACCAAGGACTGGCTTAACTTAGCTTCTAGCTTGGAG GGGATGGAATTGGAGCAATGTCTAAATTCAAGCTTGTGCCTCCCACAAAAGCCTAAACTAGTTGTAGGTCTCAAGGGTTCAACTGCCAACCTTTTCCTTGACAATGCAGCATACAGAGAGTTCCTCTTCCAGTCCTTTGAGGTTACCTCACTTGACATGGAAAGTGAAGCTGTTGTGATG ACAAGCTTGTCCAATGGATTCCCAGTAATCGCCATTCGTGGATTATCAGACCTAGCTGGAGCACAAACAGGCAACAACACAATTGATTTGTTTGGACCTCTAGCAGCTTCAAACACTGCCAATGCTGTGATTCAATTCATCAACACTCTGCCAAGATCTGGAAATACTTATAGATATTATTAG